In one Chitinophaga sancti genomic region, the following are encoded:
- a CDS encoding MFS transporter, translating to MNSTSLSKAHRILFFNTLGFLVSFAGWMVNGVLVTYLVDNGIFNWNLVDVGWLLGIPVLTGSIMRLPVGMLTDVVGGKWMFTILLLGCSIPMFLLSQANSYSAFLVLSFFFGLLGTSFSIGVGFVSVWYPKSWQGRALGLFGFGLTGSAVTTLFAPTLLKKLTDNGANPEGWRHLPIIYAVVLAVVGILFFLFTTNKKPEASDKTLIKLLQPLKNVRVWRFGLYYFLVFGCFVAFSQWLLPYFVNAYNVSLITAGFLASCFSLPVGVFRAVGGWLSDKYGARRIMYWVLCSSVVLSFLLIIPRMQIYSPGTGIMAVKAGTVTQVNDSLILVDNKAYPIVMRSHKFDHVDRKVMILPAKDVWQEPVVKVGDQVTKKQLLAQGTTMIFFKANMWVYVVIIILIGACWGIGTAAVFKHIPEYFPNEIGAVGGMVGMIGGLGGFVGPILFGYLLNVTGLWTSSWMFVCLLSCACLMWMHRVITTMMKKGAPELADKFEKIPG from the coding sequence ATGAATAGCACATCACTTTCTAAGGCACATCGTATTTTGTTCTTCAATACGCTGGGGTTCCTGGTCTCTTTTGCAGGCTGGATGGTGAATGGCGTATTGGTTACCTATCTTGTTGATAACGGGATCTTTAACTGGAATCTTGTAGATGTTGGCTGGTTATTGGGTATCCCTGTATTAACTGGTTCCATCATGCGATTGCCTGTTGGCATGCTTACTGACGTGGTTGGTGGCAAGTGGATGTTCACCATACTATTGCTTGGGTGTTCGATACCGATGTTCCTGTTATCGCAGGCGAATAGTTACAGCGCATTCCTGGTACTAAGCTTCTTTTTTGGATTGCTGGGAACCAGTTTTTCTATAGGCGTTGGGTTTGTATCGGTTTGGTACCCGAAGAGCTGGCAGGGCAGGGCATTGGGCTTATTTGGATTTGGGCTGACAGGATCAGCAGTCACGACACTTTTCGCGCCTACCCTGTTAAAGAAACTGACTGACAATGGCGCGAACCCGGAAGGTTGGCGACACCTGCCTATCATATATGCGGTGGTTCTTGCAGTGGTTGGTATCCTGTTCTTTTTATTTACGACTAATAAGAAACCGGAGGCATCGGATAAGACCCTGATCAAGTTATTACAGCCATTGAAAAATGTGCGCGTGTGGCGGTTTGGGTTATACTACTTTTTGGTGTTTGGTTGTTTCGTGGCATTTTCACAATGGCTATTGCCTTATTTTGTAAATGCATACAATGTAAGCCTGATCACTGCTGGTTTCCTGGCGTCCTGCTTTAGTTTGCCGGTAGGTGTATTCAGGGCAGTAGGTGGATGGTTGTCTGACAAATACGGGGCACGTCGTATTATGTATTGGGTGCTTTGCAGCTCTGTTGTGCTGAGCTTTTTACTGATCATACCCAGGATGCAGATCTATTCTCCCGGCACGGGTATTATGGCCGTAAAGGCGGGCACGGTTACGCAGGTGAATGATTCGCTGATACTGGTAGATAACAAGGCATATCCTATTGTGATGAGAAGTCACAAATTCGATCATGTAGACAGGAAGGTGATGATATTGCCAGCCAAGGATGTGTGGCAGGAACCGGTGGTGAAGGTGGGTGACCAGGTGACTAAAAAGCAATTGCTGGCGCAGGGAACGACGATGATTTTCTTTAAGGCAAATATGTGGGTGTATGTCGTGATCATTATATTGATTGGGGCTTGCTGGGGCATTGGTACGGCGGCGGTGTTCAAGCATATACCGGAGTATTTCCCTAATGAGATTGGGGCTGTGGGAGGTATGGTTGGGATGATTGGTGGCCTGGGTGGTTTCGTAGGGCCGATCCTGTTTGGTTATTTGTTGAATGTAACTGGCTTATGGACGAGTTCGTGGATGTTTGTGTGTTTGTTGTCCTGTGCATGTTTAATGTGGATGCATAGGGTGATAACGACGATGATGAAGAAAGGGGCGCCGGAGCTGGCGGATAAGTTTGAGAAGATTCCGGGATAG
- a CDS encoding bactofilin family protein yields the protein MNTTFEIITLQDAIAQYRIHENIYESTEAFEDFIEADSRFYLHRGDLVLEKDLLLVLELHGVAGYIIDGNLLVNGNIVNEEGDYGPVFYVKGNVVCRSLLIGGSPTHITGNVSAEEVIMLHYNHGWMKCPGLFTAPVMVVEDYHFIPDHKNISLFYYNDEESDNPEEEDIAEVLNNKLTTTFEELRYDLAAGEYVLSQLERDAQYWHKKVNHNYRDLKRVPPEMRTKELCLLALNKSVSALEDFPPALITEEMVEYAVNKSGMALRYLPETLITRELCYKAAVNGAIINLDIPEQFYEAALLQLLIQHSDWQMERIPDDCITEDLLVTYVKHGRGAWLEKYCTAAGILKERVLQRVIEADVAYLENIFSWFFSADTFAYSQSLYDNGQYSNEWTAITTKYKRKLERLK from the coding sequence ATGAATACTACTTTTGAAATTATCACACTGCAAGATGCAATCGCTCAATACAGGATTCATGAAAACATCTATGAAAGCACTGAGGCATTTGAAGATTTCATCGAAGCGGACAGCCGGTTTTACCTGCATAGAGGAGACCTGGTATTAGAAAAAGATCTCCTGCTCGTCCTGGAACTGCATGGTGTAGCCGGTTATATTATAGATGGAAACCTGCTGGTGAATGGAAACATTGTGAATGAAGAAGGCGATTATGGACCTGTCTTTTATGTAAAAGGGAATGTAGTATGCCGTAGTTTATTAATAGGAGGTTCTCCCACACATATCACCGGAAATGTAAGTGCCGAAGAAGTAATTATGCTTCACTATAATCATGGCTGGATGAAATGCCCTGGCCTGTTTACTGCACCTGTCATGGTTGTAGAGGATTATCATTTTATCCCCGATCATAAAAACATTTCCCTCTTTTATTATAACGACGAAGAAAGCGATAATCCCGAAGAAGAAGATATCGCTGAAGTACTAAATAATAAACTTACCACAACCTTTGAAGAACTGCGATACGACCTCGCAGCAGGCGAATATGTGCTGAGCCAGCTTGAAAGAGATGCGCAATACTGGCACAAGAAAGTGAATCACAACTACCGTGATTTAAAGCGTGTACCACCTGAAATGCGCACAAAAGAACTCTGCCTGCTGGCGCTGAATAAATCAGTATCTGCACTGGAAGACTTTCCACCAGCCCTGATCACGGAAGAAATGGTGGAATATGCTGTGAATAAAAGCGGCATGGCACTCCGCTACCTGCCGGAAACACTTATTACCAGGGAGCTTTGTTATAAAGCCGCCGTCAATGGCGCAATTATCAACCTGGATATTCCTGAACAGTTCTATGAAGCTGCATTATTGCAGCTATTGATTCAGCATAGCGACTGGCAAATGGAACGGATACCAGATGACTGCATTACCGAAGACCTGCTGGTGACATATGTAAAACATGGCAGGGGCGCATGGCTGGAAAAATACTGTACTGCCGCCGGAATTTTGAAAGAACGTGTATTGCAAAGAGTGATTGAAGCCGACGTGGCCTACCTGGAGAATATTTTTAGCTGGTTCTTTTCTGCTGACACCTTTGCCTATAGTCAATCCCTATACGATAACGGGCAGTACAGCAATGAATGGACCGCCATTACAACAAAGTATAAGCGGAAACTGGAAAGACTAAAATAA
- a CDS encoding TonB-dependent receptor, whose amino-acid sequence MYNKTIAISLFFLCSSTLLLAQSKFTVSGTVKQQSSGESLIGVNVVVAEKPTLGVTTNEYGFFSISLPKGHYTFRFSYVGYRQELVPVNLDKDVRLNLNMNDESKLQEVVVKARKENDNLTTATMGTEVLNIKDAAKLPVVFGEKDLVKTIQLMPGVKSNGEGSNGFSVRGGATDQNLILLDEAPVYNASHLLGIFSTFNSDAIKDATIIKGNNPAQFGGRLSSVLDVKMKEGNNKDYHVSGGLGLISSRLTIEGPVQKDKSSFIISGRRTYADLFAKISPDFKDIQLYFYDLNVKANLAVNDRNKLYFSGYFGKDVLGVSKTFGSKWGNATGTLRWNSVLSSKLFSNTSFIYSNYDFNVSFKSDNSETNFNSNIKDLNLKQDFTLYANARNTMRFGFNVIHHTIAPTTAGGTDIITGKKSRKGLENALYLSNSYKASDKFVIDYGLRFSFYHLLDADTAKTYANLEPRLSMNYRLSNTASIKMGYARNTQNLHLMSNSTGGSPTDQWIGNSRIIQPEVADQVSLGFSKNLKNNAYELSTEVYYKTMQHQIDYKDGVDLNTVADVEKVLLFGKGRAYGLEILLKKKKGLLTGWIGYTLSKTERKIDGINDNSWYNAKQDRTHDLSVVGIYTLSPRWTVSGTFIYTTGNAVTFPTGKYVLNDMVIYQYGSRNADRMPATHRLDISFTYERTKHSSWSFGLYNVYGRRNPYSITFKENKDNPKKIDAVQTSLFQWIPSVTYNFNF is encoded by the coding sequence ATGTACAATAAAACCATCGCAATAAGCCTGTTTTTTCTATGCAGCAGCACCTTATTGCTGGCACAATCAAAGTTCACTGTCAGCGGAACAGTGAAACAACAATCATCAGGCGAATCACTCATCGGCGTTAACGTTGTGGTAGCGGAGAAACCTACCCTGGGTGTGACGACGAATGAATATGGTTTCTTTTCCATTTCATTACCTAAGGGGCATTACACTTTTCGCTTCTCATATGTAGGGTACAGGCAGGAATTAGTGCCGGTAAACCTGGATAAAGATGTAAGGCTGAACCTGAATATGAACGATGAAAGCAAATTGCAGGAAGTCGTCGTAAAGGCCAGGAAAGAGAATGATAATCTTACGACTGCCACCATGGGTACAGAAGTCTTAAACATCAAAGATGCAGCAAAGCTCCCGGTCGTATTTGGGGAGAAAGACCTGGTGAAAACCATTCAGCTGATGCCGGGAGTAAAATCAAATGGAGAGGGGAGTAACGGCTTTTCAGTAAGGGGAGGAGCTACAGACCAGAACCTGATCCTGCTGGACGAAGCACCGGTATACAATGCCTCTCACCTGTTGGGCATCTTCAGCACTTTCAATAGCGATGCCATCAAAGATGCCACGATCATAAAAGGGAATAACCCTGCGCAGTTTGGAGGTCGCCTTTCCTCCGTACTGGATGTGAAAATGAAGGAAGGGAACAACAAGGATTATCACGTGAGTGGCGGCCTGGGCCTGATCAGTAGCCGGCTGACGATAGAAGGTCCTGTGCAGAAAGATAAATCCTCATTCATCATATCCGGAAGACGTACCTATGCGGATCTCTTTGCTAAGATCTCTCCTGATTTTAAAGATATACAGCTGTATTTCTACGATCTGAATGTAAAGGCGAACCTGGCTGTCAATGACAGGAATAAACTTTATTTCTCCGGCTATTTTGGGAAGGATGTCCTGGGCGTATCTAAAACCTTTGGTAGTAAATGGGGCAATGCCACTGGTACACTCAGGTGGAACAGTGTGCTGAGTAGCAAACTCTTTTCCAATACGTCTTTTATCTATAGCAATTATGATTTTAATGTTAGTTTCAAAAGCGATAACAGTGAAACGAATTTCAATTCCAATATCAAGGATCTGAACCTGAAACAGGATTTTACCCTGTATGCGAATGCAAGGAATACCATGCGCTTTGGATTTAATGTAATACACCATACCATCGCTCCTACTACTGCGGGAGGAACGGATATCATAACAGGCAAAAAGAGCCGTAAAGGATTGGAGAATGCCTTATACCTGAGCAATTCATACAAGGCATCAGATAAGTTTGTCATCGACTATGGTTTGCGTTTTTCCTTCTATCATCTCCTGGATGCAGACACTGCCAAGACTTATGCAAACCTGGAACCACGCTTGTCAATGAACTACCGGCTAAGCAATACGGCCAGTATAAAAATGGGATATGCCCGCAATACACAGAACCTTCACCTGATGAGTAATTCCACCGGTGGTAGTCCTACCGATCAATGGATTGGCAACAGTCGTATCATACAACCGGAAGTAGCGGATCAGGTGAGCCTGGGATTCAGTAAGAACCTGAAAAATAATGCCTATGAACTAAGTACAGAGGTCTATTATAAAACCATGCAGCACCAGATAGATTATAAGGATGGGGTAGACCTGAATACGGTGGCTGATGTGGAAAAAGTGTTGCTTTTTGGAAAGGGCCGGGCTTACGGACTGGAGATCTTATTGAAGAAGAAGAAAGGTTTATTGACAGGATGGATTGGTTACACATTATCTAAAACAGAGCGGAAGATTGATGGTATCAATGATAATAGCTGGTACAATGCAAAGCAGGACCGCACACATGATCTGTCAGTAGTAGGTATTTACACCCTTTCTCCACGCTGGACGGTCTCTGGTACCTTTATCTATACGACAGGTAATGCTGTTACTTTTCCAACGGGTAAGTATGTGCTGAATGATATGGTTATTTACCAGTATGGTAGTCGTAATGCAGACAGGATGCCGGCTACACACCGGCTGGATATCAGTTTCACTTACGAGAGAACAAAGCATAGCTCATGGAGTTTTGGATTGTATAATGTGTATGGTCGCAGGAATCCGTATAGTATCACTTTTAAAGAAAACAAGGATAACCCGAAAAAGATCGATGCGGTGCAAACATCTCTTTTCCAGTGGATCCCGAGTGTAACTTATAATTTCAACTTTTAA
- a CDS encoding methylenetetrahydrofolate reductase, whose protein sequence is MKGTLQHKITAGKSGIVFYSLTPPKVTTESEKVAIIAGSQIERLEHLDIDGLILYDIQDEVLRTEKERPFSFIPTISPEVYSKDLLTSLQVPKIIYKSIANHTKEMFTDWLSKNCDLEATVFVGASSQQQVQATNFSLSDAYQVKKELGVDLLLGGVTIPERHTRKGDEHLRMFSKMQNGCNFFVSQCIYNINETKNVMSDYHYHALSNDTQPVPVIFTLTPCGSLKTLQFMEWLGIEVPKWVYNDLKYSKDILQSSINTATNIAGEILNYATAKNLPVGFNIESVSNKKDEILAAHEILENVLHLVKPLKNQVVNEKRAISAY, encoded by the coding sequence GTGAAAGGGACTTTACAACATAAAATAACAGCGGGGAAATCAGGTATTGTATTTTACAGCCTTACGCCACCAAAGGTCACTACTGAAAGTGAAAAAGTTGCCATCATTGCCGGCAGCCAGATTGAGCGCTTAGAACACCTCGACATCGATGGCCTGATCCTGTACGACATTCAGGATGAAGTACTTAGAACTGAAAAGGAACGCCCTTTCTCGTTTATCCCCACTATTTCACCTGAAGTATACAGCAAGGACCTGCTCACCAGCCTGCAGGTTCCCAAGATCATTTATAAAAGCATCGCCAACCATACCAAAGAGATGTTTACTGACTGGTTGTCAAAGAACTGCGACCTGGAAGCCACCGTATTTGTCGGTGCATCTTCCCAGCAACAGGTGCAGGCAACCAATTTCTCCCTCTCTGATGCCTACCAGGTAAAGAAGGAACTGGGTGTGGATCTCCTGCTTGGGGGCGTGACCATCCCGGAACGCCATACCAGGAAAGGCGATGAACACCTGAGGATGTTCAGTAAAATGCAGAATGGCTGTAATTTCTTCGTGTCTCAGTGTATTTATAATATTAATGAGACCAAGAATGTAATGTCCGATTACCATTACCATGCTTTGAGTAATGATACCCAGCCTGTGCCGGTGATCTTTACCCTTACGCCGTGCGGCTCCCTGAAAACCCTGCAGTTCATGGAATGGCTGGGTATTGAGGTGCCGAAATGGGTGTATAACGACCTGAAATATTCAAAGGATATCCTGCAGTCTTCTATTAATACTGCTACTAATATAGCCGGAGAAATTCTGAATTATGCGACTGCGAAGAACCTGCCTGTCGGGTTTAACATTGAGAGCGTGTCTAATAAGAAGGATGAGATCCTGGCTGCGCATGAGATCCTGGAGAATGTGCTGCACCTGGTAAAGCCGCTGAAAAACCAGGTGGTGAATGAAAAAAGAGCGATTTCTGCGTATTAA
- a CDS encoding RagB/SusD family nutrient uptake outer membrane protein: protein MKIFITTILLALMIFVPTSCKKEFLNPDPLSFYEPSITFTTKEGLQAAISSCNRNLTYVWTGEGCPLLTDLLFSDIAIDGTTDKSGPAQDLNAMITPTSNNNDINTNKINWFWFEGYKGVKYANTIISNLPRVKGLDTTLRDQMMGMAYFHRTFRYLWLIFDFGDIPFLTKEITTTKFNFRSTKRNVILQQLVADMEFAVAHVPATADYGMVTKGACQQLLIKCYLANNEFDKAIDVANQLINTEGYSLMTAPFGTFVNPMPAVHNITRNVIWDLHRGVNKSIAANRETIFNIISREELINSRQDMFTMRNAVPFYSGSGNQLISTPSGKPGLSASYTATKDKIDLRKTYGRGIAKTRPTWYSRFTIWTDTSDLRHSRSTGNWMNMEDMVYNNPNLLSSGDAWYGKHVQLYNDAGKLLVTDTVRTYFDWPHYKLWVETPRNETIDNYNGGASDWYIYRLAETYLLRAEAYFWKGNLAAAAEDVNVVRRRAHCTQLYSAGDMNMGVILDERARELYYEEMRHVELSRISYIFARTHQSDEFGKTYTEENLSTSSYWFERLTKYNNFYNKGVKTTYGTLFTASPYHLLWPVPQSDIDANREGRLNQNYGYSGYEKNEPPIDNLEDAIKAQE, encoded by the coding sequence ATGAAAATCTTTATAACAACTATTCTGCTGGCATTGATGATCTTCGTGCCCACCAGCTGTAAGAAAGAGTTCCTCAATCCTGATCCGCTTTCGTTCTATGAGCCGAGTATTACTTTTACTACCAAAGAAGGTTTGCAGGCAGCGATCAGCAGTTGTAACAGAAACCTGACCTACGTGTGGACAGGAGAAGGATGTCCCCTACTGACAGACTTACTTTTTTCAGATATTGCAATCGATGGCACAACTGATAAGTCAGGCCCCGCGCAGGATCTGAATGCCATGATCACCCCCACATCCAACAATAATGACATCAACACAAACAAGATTAACTGGTTCTGGTTCGAGGGGTATAAAGGCGTGAAATATGCCAATACCATTATCTCTAACCTGCCCCGGGTGAAAGGCCTGGACACCACCTTGCGCGATCAGATGATGGGAATGGCCTACTTCCATCGCACTTTCAGGTATCTGTGGCTGATCTTTGATTTTGGAGATATTCCGTTTCTGACAAAGGAGATCACGACAACCAAATTCAATTTCCGTTCTACCAAAAGAAATGTGATCCTGCAACAGCTGGTAGCTGATATGGAATTTGCCGTGGCGCATGTTCCTGCTACGGCAGATTATGGCATGGTGACGAAAGGTGCCTGCCAGCAATTGCTGATCAAATGTTACCTGGCGAACAATGAGTTTGATAAAGCGATCGATGTGGCAAATCAACTGATCAATACAGAAGGTTATTCACTAATGACAGCACCTTTTGGCACATTCGTGAACCCCATGCCTGCTGTACATAATATTACCAGGAATGTGATCTGGGATCTGCATCGTGGGGTGAATAAATCCATTGCTGCGAACAGGGAGACCATCTTCAATATCATCAGCCGGGAAGAGCTGATCAACAGCCGGCAGGATATGTTCACCATGAGAAATGCCGTTCCTTTCTATTCCGGTTCAGGTAATCAGCTGATCAGTACCCCTTCCGGAAAACCCGGATTGAGTGCCAGTTATACCGCTACAAAAGATAAAATAGACCTGCGTAAAACATATGGCAGGGGGATTGCCAAAACAAGACCTACCTGGTATAGCCGTTTCACCATTTGGACAGATACCAGTGATCTGCGACATAGCAGAAGTACGGGCAACTGGATGAATATGGAAGATATGGTGTACAACAATCCTAACTTATTGAGCAGCGGAGATGCCTGGTATGGCAAGCATGTACAGTTATACAACGATGCCGGTAAGCTGCTGGTGACCGATACGGTAAGAACTTATTTTGACTGGCCGCACTATAAACTATGGGTAGAGACACCAAGGAATGAAACAATTGATAACTACAATGGTGGCGCCAGTGACTGGTATATTTATCGCCTGGCAGAAACTTATTTGCTGCGTGCAGAAGCCTATTTCTGGAAAGGGAACCTGGCAGCCGCAGCGGAAGATGTGAATGTGGTTCGTCGTCGTGCACATTGCACACAGCTGTATAGTGCGGGAGACATGAACATGGGTGTCATACTTGATGAAAGGGCCCGCGAGTTGTATTATGAAGAGATGCGGCATGTGGAGTTAAGCCGCATCTCCTACATCTTTGCCCGCACACATCAATCTGATGAATTTGGAAAAACGTATACAGAAGAGAATCTTTCTACCAGCAGTTACTGGTTTGAAAGATTGACGAAGTATAATAATTTTTATAATAAGGGCGTGAAGACGACTTATGGTACACTGTTTACTGCCAGCCCCTACCACCTATTGTGGCCGGTGCCGCAGTCAGATATTGATGCAAACAGGGAGGGCCGCCTAAACCAGAATTATGGTTATTCAGGATATGAGAAGAATGAGCCACCGATAGATAACCTGGAAGATGCTATAAAAGCACAGGAGTAG
- a CDS encoding DUF4249 family protein has product MKNIITAILITLALSGCEKVLDLKYKDNKSSLIIEGNITNESGPYFVKLSRSVKLTSTGDYPAVDGALVIISDDAGNTDTLMAKGNGIYQTNTINGIENRTYTLVVRVDNEVYTAHSTMPAFVPFDSIKVETIKVVGDTQYNLIPVYTDPVYKGNNYRFVLTVNDKLINQHFVQQDDVRNGVVNTSRLEINDDDLELKKGDTISMEMQCVDDSVALYYKTLALIGDSGPGGGTTPNNPRNNISNGALGLFSAHTSVYKGVKILF; this is encoded by the coding sequence ATGAAAAATATTATTACAGCAATATTGATAACCCTGGCATTGTCCGGATGTGAGAAAGTATTGGATCTGAAATATAAGGATAATAAGTCCAGCTTAATTATAGAAGGGAATATCACGAATGAAAGCGGACCTTATTTTGTAAAGCTCAGCCGGTCGGTGAAGCTGACTTCAACAGGCGATTATCCTGCAGTAGATGGCGCACTGGTGATTATCAGTGATGATGCGGGGAATACGGATACGCTGATGGCAAAGGGGAATGGTATTTATCAGACGAATACCATCAACGGCATTGAAAACAGGACATACACATTGGTGGTGCGGGTGGACAATGAAGTGTACACTGCGCATAGTACCATGCCTGCCTTCGTACCATTTGATTCGATCAAAGTGGAAACGATCAAAGTGGTAGGAGATACGCAATATAACCTGATCCCGGTGTATACAGATCCTGTATATAAAGGTAACAACTACAGGTTTGTATTAACGGTCAATGATAAGCTCATTAACCAGCATTTTGTCCAGCAGGACGATGTGCGGAATGGTGTAGTCAATACTTCCCGGCTTGAGATCAATGATGATGACCTGGAATTAAAGAAGGGAGATACGATCAGTATGGAAATGCAATGTGTAGATGATAGTGTGGCCTTGTATTATAAGACCCTGGCCTTAATAGGGGATAGTGGTCCTGGTGGGGGCACTACCCCAAATAATCCCCGGAATAATATTTCAAATGGCGCATTGGGTTTATTTTCCGCACATACAAGTGTGTATAAGGGTGTGAAAATTTTATTTTAG
- a CDS encoding sensor histidine kinase, translating into MKVKRFIISTHILVWILLLVIPYVSTDQVFNALDPTSDSKYLLLCLVLSAVLLSIFYFNYLFLIPRFLLAKKYWLYFSFLLLAVASVVFLSGTVFYFSDFNPDTFPATNPIIEKIIPVIIVNALLLWLLSIISSILWTIYNRLKQSESEKLSAQIASLKSQINPHFLFNTLNNIYAIAIDTSPRAADMVDKLAEMMRYTMRDTQQDFVLLEDEVNYISNYIELQKLRLDRTVKLEYTIQEDIPVLRIAPMLLVPFIENAFKHGVNSEQKSRIRIEITTNNGELQLSVANNKVNIQREIAERSGLGIENTKHRLNLIYPAKHLLVINDTGKEFLVSLHINLQ; encoded by the coding sequence ATGAAAGTCAAGCGTTTTATCATCTCTACACATATCCTGGTCTGGATCTTACTATTGGTAATCCCCTATGTATCGACAGACCAGGTCTTTAATGCCTTAGACCCTACCTCGGACAGCAAGTACCTTTTACTCTGCCTGGTTTTAAGTGCTGTATTGCTCAGCATCTTTTATTTTAACTACCTCTTCCTCATCCCCAGGTTCCTGCTCGCAAAGAAATACTGGTTATACTTTTCTTTTTTATTACTGGCAGTCGCAAGCGTAGTCTTTTTATCCGGTACTGTATTTTATTTTTCTGATTTCAATCCTGATACTTTTCCGGCAACCAACCCGATCATCGAAAAGATCATCCCGGTTATTATCGTGAACGCACTCCTGTTATGGCTCCTCTCTATTATCTCCTCCATATTATGGACCATCTATAACAGGCTGAAGCAAAGCGAAAGCGAAAAACTCTCCGCCCAGATCGCATCGCTCAAATCACAGATCAATCCTCATTTTCTATTTAATACTTTGAATAACATTTATGCGATAGCGATAGATACCTCTCCGCGTGCAGCCGATATGGTGGATAAACTTGCGGAGATGATGCGCTACACAATGAGAGATACCCAACAGGATTTTGTATTGCTGGAAGATGAGGTAAATTACATCAGCAATTACATCGAACTGCAAAAGCTCCGGTTAGACAGAACTGTGAAACTGGAATACACGATCCAGGAAGATATTCCTGTATTGCGTATTGCGCCCATGCTGCTGGTACCCTTTATAGAAAATGCCTTTAAACATGGTGTAAATTCAGAACAGAAAAGCCGTATCAGGATAGAAATTACTACCAATAATGGAGAGCTGCAGCTCAGCGTGGCGAATAATAAGGTGAACATACAGCGGGAAATAGCTGAACGAAGTGGCCTGGGTATAGAGAATACCAAACACCGCCTTAACCTGATTTATCCAGCCAAACATTTACTGGTGATCAATGATACGGGAAAAGAATTTTTAGTTTCTTTGCATATCAATTTACAATGA
- a CDS encoding LytR/AlgR family response regulator transcription factor: MINAIAIDDEPLALTVIASLCAKSEMIHLQKTFTQPSEALRHLRKFPADLIFCDIQMPAMTGINLVRSLQQDTMVIFTTAFSEYAVVSYELNAIDYLLKPINQKRFTQAINKAQEYFEYLHKKDDTSIFVRADFSLVKIPVADILYIEGLADYLKIHIKDRKPIVARMPMKDMMEKLQSADFIRVHRSYILPFSRIGAVRGTTIIIGDREFPIGKTYVAEFFARYSH; this comes from the coding sequence ATGATCAACGCAATTGCCATAGACGATGAACCCTTAGCACTAACCGTGATAGCATCGCTATGCGCTAAAAGTGAGATGATCCATTTACAAAAAACCTTTACCCAACCCAGCGAAGCACTCCGGCATTTAAGGAAATTTCCCGCAGACCTCATTTTCTGTGATATCCAGATGCCGGCAATGACAGGCATTAATTTAGTCCGTTCCCTGCAGCAGGATACTATGGTGATCTTCACGACTGCATTCAGCGAATACGCCGTAGTGAGTTATGAACTAAACGCCATTGACTATTTACTGAAACCCATCAATCAAAAACGTTTTACACAGGCCATTAACAAAGCACAGGAGTATTTTGAATACCTGCATAAGAAAGATGATACCAGCATTTTTGTGCGTGCCGATTTTAGCCTGGTAAAGATCCCTGTTGCAGATATCCTGTACATCGAAGGGCTGGCCGATTATCTCAAAATACACATCAAAGACCGCAAACCCATTGTAGCCCGCATGCCAATGAAAGACATGATGGAGAAGTTGCAGTCAGCCGATTTTATCCGCGTACATCGCAGTTATATCCTGCCTTTCAGCAGGATCGGGGCGGTGAGAGGTACCACCATTATTATTGGTGATAGAGAATTCCCTATTGGCAAGACCTATGTAGCCGAATTTTTTGCCCGTTATTCACATTAA
- a CDS encoding YcxB family protein, producing the protein MKNLLSISFKISPLEYAKFLLASYYIKPTTIILATMGLYSLIMPALVAYGFLDHYNKGLYFSFPYALVLLFYPLIMTGLILLTRLRNTSLRQEMRYEFDDEGVHIQGENFKSDLSWSNFRGVRELAGFLVLKPSAREGYLVKKSVLGADEITYIKHKIAEAKGLGK; encoded by the coding sequence ATGAAGAACCTTTTATCCATCAGTTTTAAGATCTCCCCGCTTGAATACGCCAAATTCCTGCTTGCATCTTATTACATAAAACCTACCACCATTATCCTTGCTACTATGGGCCTTTACTCGCTCATTATGCCAGCACTGGTAGCATATGGTTTCCTGGATCATTATAACAAAGGCCTTTATTTCTCATTCCCTTACGCTTTAGTCCTGCTCTTTTATCCATTAATAATGACAGGATTAATTTTACTGACACGATTGAGGAATACCTCTCTGAGACAGGAGATGCGCTATGAGTTCGATGATGAAGGTGTGCATATCCAGGGAGAAAACTTTAAGTCTGATCTCTCCTGGTCAAACTTCAGGGGAGTGAGGGAATTAGCAGGGTTCCTGGTATTAAAACCGTCTGCCCGCGAGGGTTACCTGGTCAAAAAAAGTGTACTGGGCGCCGATGAAATCACTTATATCAAGCATAAAATAGCTGAGGCAAAAGGTTTGGGAAAATGA